Proteins encoded within one genomic window of Felis catus isolate Fca126 chromosome C1, F.catus_Fca126_mat1.0, whole genome shotgun sequence:
- the DEPDC1 gene encoding DEP domain-containing protein 1A isoform X2 — MESRSVPPGPYRATKLWNEITTSFRAGMPLRKHRQHFKKYGNCFTAGEAVDWLYDLLRNNNNFGPEVTRQQTIQLLRKFLKNHVIEDIKGRWGSENLDDNSQLFRFPANSPLKSFPRRHPELRKNSIENFSKDKDSIFKLRNLSRRTPKKPGLHFSQENIEKMNHVIINEDQENSVDNREISPEDIEEVWRYIILIYLQTILGVSSLEEVINPNQVVPQYIMYNMTNTSKHGIVILQDKSDDLPHWVLSAMKCLANWPRSNMNNPTYVGFERDVFRTIADYFLDLPEPLLTFEYYELFVSILGLLQPHLERVAIDALQLCCLLLPPPNRRKLQLLMRMISRMSQNVDMPQLHDAMGTRSLMIHTFSRCVLCCAEEVDLDELLAARLVSFLMDHHQEILQVPSYLQTAVDKHLDYLKKGYIKNPGDGLIVPLPTYSYCKQISAQEFDEQKVSTSQAAIAELLENIIKNKSLPLKEKRKKLKQFQKEYPLIYQKRFPTTESEAVLFGDKPTIKQPMLILKKTKFRSLRY, encoded by the exons ATGGAGAGTCGGAGTGTGCCTCCCGGACCTTATCGGGCCACCAAGCTG tGGAATGAAATTACAACATCTTTTCGAGCAGGAATGCCTCtaagaaaacacaggcaacactttaaaaaatatggcaaTTGTTTTACAGCAGGAGAAGCAGTGGACTGGCTTTATGAcctattaagaaataataataattttggtCCTGAAGTTACAAGGCAACAGACAATCCAATTGttaagaaaatttcttaaaaatcatgTAATTGAAGATATCAAAGGCAGATGGGGATCAGAAAATCTTGATGACAACAGTCAGCTATTCAG ATTTCCTGCAAATTCTCCGCTTAAAAGTTTTCCACGAAGGCATCCAGAATTGAGAAAAAACAGCATAGAGAACTTTTCCAAAGATAaagatagcatttttaaattacgAAATTTATCTCGTAGAACTCCTAAAAAACCTGGATTACATTTCTCTCAG gaaaatatagagaaaatgaaCCATGTAATAATCAATGAAGATCAAGAAAACTCAGTTGATAATAGAGAAATAAGCCCAGAAGATATTGAAGAAGTTTGGAGATATATTATTCTGATCTA cCTGCAAACCATTTTAGGTGTGTCATCCCTAGAAGAAGTCATAAATCCAAATCAAGTAGTTCCTCAATACATAATGTACAACATGACCAATACAAGTAAACATGGAATAGTTATACTACAAGACAAATCAG atgACCTTCCTCACTGGGTATTATCTGCCATGAAGTGCCTGGCAAATT GGCCAAGAAGTAATATGAATAATCCAACTTATGTTGGATTTGAACGAGATGTATTCAGAACAATAGCAGATTATTTTCTAGATCTCCCTGAACCTCTGCTTACCTTTGAATATTATGAATTATTTGTAAGCATTTTGG GTTTGCTGCAACCTCATTTAGAGAGGGTTGCCATCGATGCACTACAGTTATGTTGTTTGTTACTTCCCCCACCAAATCGTAGAAAGCTTCAACTTTTAATGCGCATGATTTCTCGAATGAGTCAAAACGTTGATATGCCCCAACTTCATGATGCAATGGGTACAAGATCACTG ATGATACACACTTTTTCTCGGTGTGTGCTATGCTGTGCTGAAGAGGTGGATCTTGATGAGCTTCTTGCTGCAAGATTAGTTTCTTTCTTAATGGATCATCACCAGGAAATTCTTCAAGTACCCTCTTACTTACAGACTGCGGTGGATAAACATCTTGACTACTTAAAAAAGGGCTAT attaaaaatccTGGAGATGGACTGATTGTTCCTTTGCCAACATATTCATACTGTAAGCAGATTAGTGCTCAGGAGTTTGATGAACAAAAAGTGTCTACCTCACAAGCTGCAATTGCAGAACTTTtagagaatattattaaaaacaagagTTTGCCtctaaaggagaaaaggaaaaaactaaaaCAG TTTCAGAAGGAATATCCCTTGATATATCAGAAAAGATTTCCAACCACGGAGAGCGAAGCAGTACTTTTTGGTGACAAACCTACAATCAAACAACcaatgctaattttaaaaaaaacaaagtttcgTAGTCTAAGATACtaa
- the DEPDC1 gene encoding DEP domain-containing protein 1A isoform X1 translates to MESRSVPPGPYRATKLWNEITTSFRAGMPLRKHRQHFKKYGNCFTAGEAVDWLYDLLRNNNNFGPEVTRQQTIQLLRKFLKNHVIEDIKGRWGSENLDDNSQLFRFPANSPLKSFPRRHPELRKNSIENFSKDKDSIFKLRNLSRRTPKKPGLHFSQENIEKMNHVIINEDQENSVDNREISPEDIEEVWRYIILIYLQTILGVSSLEEVINPNQVVPQYIMYNMTNTSKHGIVILQDKSDDLPHWVLSAMKCLANWPRSNMNNPTYVGFERDVFRTIADYFLDLPEPLLTFEYYELFVSILVVCGYVTVSDRPSGIHKIQDDPQSSKILRLNNLNSFKSTECLLLSLLHKDKNKEESDTTKRLHISDQGFQEKCAKKMQLVNFKNRRASANDIMGGSCHNLIGLSSMHVLSSNVKSRCYSLEGIVDLPGSSSKEVSSVFHQSVVNREGQHNKQFLESKTKQESLMNLHSEESTQKPLCVGFKRTSTLTVQDQEELCIGKCKSKQPCRSQSLLLRSSTRSNSYINMPVAEIIMKPNLGHLSTSIQTAMENELGESSTTINKRLCKSTIELSENSLPPASSVLTGTQSLLQPHLERVAIDALQLCCLLLPPPNRRKLQLLMRMISRMSQNVDMPQLHDAMGTRSLMIHTFSRCVLCCAEEVDLDELLAARLVSFLMDHHQEILQVPSYLQTAVDKHLDYLKKGYIKNPGDGLIVPLPTYSYCKQISAQEFDEQKVSTSQAAIAELLENIIKNKSLPLKEKRKKLKQFQKEYPLIYQKRFPTTESEAVLFGDKPTIKQPMLILKKTKFRSLRY, encoded by the exons ATGGAGAGTCGGAGTGTGCCTCCCGGACCTTATCGGGCCACCAAGCTG tGGAATGAAATTACAACATCTTTTCGAGCAGGAATGCCTCtaagaaaacacaggcaacactttaaaaaatatggcaaTTGTTTTACAGCAGGAGAAGCAGTGGACTGGCTTTATGAcctattaagaaataataataattttggtCCTGAAGTTACAAGGCAACAGACAATCCAATTGttaagaaaatttcttaaaaatcatgTAATTGAAGATATCAAAGGCAGATGGGGATCAGAAAATCTTGATGACAACAGTCAGCTATTCAG ATTTCCTGCAAATTCTCCGCTTAAAAGTTTTCCACGAAGGCATCCAGAATTGAGAAAAAACAGCATAGAGAACTTTTCCAAAGATAaagatagcatttttaaattacgAAATTTATCTCGTAGAACTCCTAAAAAACCTGGATTACATTTCTCTCAG gaaaatatagagaaaatgaaCCATGTAATAATCAATGAAGATCAAGAAAACTCAGTTGATAATAGAGAAATAAGCCCAGAAGATATTGAAGAAGTTTGGAGATATATTATTCTGATCTA cCTGCAAACCATTTTAGGTGTGTCATCCCTAGAAGAAGTCATAAATCCAAATCAAGTAGTTCCTCAATACATAATGTACAACATGACCAATACAAGTAAACATGGAATAGTTATACTACAAGACAAATCAG atgACCTTCCTCACTGGGTATTATCTGCCATGAAGTGCCTGGCAAATT GGCCAAGAAGTAATATGAATAATCCAACTTATGTTGGATTTGAACGAGATGTATTCAGAACAATAGCAGATTATTTTCTAGATCTCCCTGAACCTCTGCTTACCTTTGAATATTATGAATTATTTGTAAGCATTTTGG TTGTTTGTGGCTACGTCACAGTTTCAGATAGACCCAGTGGGATACATAAAATTCAAGATGATCCACAGTCTTCAAAAATCCTTCGCTTAAACAATTTGAATTCCTTCAAATCAACTGAGTGTCTTCTTCTCAGTCTGCttcataaagacaaaaacaaagaagaatcaGATACTACTAAGAGACTGCATATAAGTGATCAAGGATTTCAAGAAAAATGTGCTAAGAAAATGCAGCTAgttaatttcaaaaatagaagagCCAGTGCTAATGACATAATGGGAGGAAGTTGTCATAATTTAATAGGCTTAAGTAGTATGCATGTTCTATCCTCTAACGTCAAATCAAGATGCTATTCTTTAGAAGGAATTGTAGACTTACCAGGGAGTTCAAGTAAAGAGGTCTCCAGTGTCTTCCATCAATCTGTTGTGAATAGAGAAGGACAACATAATAAGCAGTTTTTAGAGTCTAAGACCAAACAGGAATCCCTAATGAATCTTCATTCAGAGGAAAGTACTCAAAAACCACTCTGTGTTGGTTTTAAGAGAACCTCTACTTTGACTGTTCAAGACCAAGAGGAGTTATGTAttgggaaatgcaagtcaaaacagCCCTGTAGATCTCAGAGTTTACTTTTAAGAAGTAGTACAAGAAGTAATAGTTATATCAATATGCCAGTGGCTGAAATTATCATGAAACCAAATCTTGGACATCTCAGCACAAGTATACAAACAGCTATGGAAAATGAACTCGGAGAGTCTAGTACCACAATCAATAAAAGACTCTGCAAAAGTACAATAGAACTTTCAGAAAATTCTTTACCTCCAGCTTCTTCTGTATTGACTGGCACACAAA GTTTGCTGCAACCTCATTTAGAGAGGGTTGCCATCGATGCACTACAGTTATGTTGTTTGTTACTTCCCCCACCAAATCGTAGAAAGCTTCAACTTTTAATGCGCATGATTTCTCGAATGAGTCAAAACGTTGATATGCCCCAACTTCATGATGCAATGGGTACAAGATCACTG ATGATACACACTTTTTCTCGGTGTGTGCTATGCTGTGCTGAAGAGGTGGATCTTGATGAGCTTCTTGCTGCAAGATTAGTTTCTTTCTTAATGGATCATCACCAGGAAATTCTTCAAGTACCCTCTTACTTACAGACTGCGGTGGATAAACATCTTGACTACTTAAAAAAGGGCTAT attaaaaatccTGGAGATGGACTGATTGTTCCTTTGCCAACATATTCATACTGTAAGCAGATTAGTGCTCAGGAGTTTGATGAACAAAAAGTGTCTACCTCACAAGCTGCAATTGCAGAACTTTtagagaatattattaaaaacaagagTTTGCCtctaaaggagaaaaggaaaaaactaaaaCAG TTTCAGAAGGAATATCCCTTGATATATCAGAAAAGATTTCCAACCACGGAGAGCGAAGCAGTACTTTTTGGTGACAAACCTACAATCAAACAACcaatgctaattttaaaaaaaacaaagtttcgTAGTCTAAGATACtaa